A genomic segment from Nicotiana tabacum cultivar K326 chromosome 7, ASM71507v2, whole genome shotgun sequence encodes:
- the LOC107768612 gene encoding TMV resistance protein N-like isoform X1, translating into MTQFAYHAFLSLATKIGMSFGDHLLSALSNAGIRAFRVDELEIDEKGCKELQKTIQESRILIVVFTKEYTSSERCLDELVFILESKRTFGRFVLPVFYDVDPSEVRKQKGSFEQDFLMYEERFKSGAEGRRLEWLQKVKEWKAALTEVADLGGMVLQNQSDGCESKFIEEIVKVVARKLNRTVLSVALHPVGIDSRVRDINLWLQDGSTSVDIMAIYGMGGIGKTTLAKTAYNLNFDKFDGSSFLADVNKTSERHDGLVSLQRQLLSNVLGKKVEKIYNVDEGVSKIQEAIRCRRILLVLDDVDDRDQLNVVLGMRGWYYPGSKIIITTRNQHLFDASEVCRCKMYKVTPLNAQESIRLFSWHAFGKEQPSEDHKDLSENVILHCKGIPLALKVLGSSLCDRSIEVWESALRKLKAIPDNKILEKLRVSYDLLPDDDVQNLFLDIVCFFVGKDKDYAVTILDGCGFFSVVGLEILSDRCLIEMDNDKLKVHSLIQDMGKEIIRLESPWEPWKRSRVWRYRDSFNILNEKTGTEKIECLVLDKEMSTKLSKLLKSVRSYFFNEDIGLVGHGNSKKRRKHLEHFGDADTEGSNNIEFEADAFSRMQRLRILQLSYVRFTEFYSLFPKSLRLLCWSGFHMKTIPEDLPLESLVALEMKKSCLEKTWDGTKILRSLKILNFSHSHFLKRTPDFCGLPNLKTLILKDCIKLVKIHESIGVLDRLVYLNLRDCKNLRKLPGSFCKLKSLEKLIISGCSRLVTSAIELGKLESLKTLQANGMNFGQLAPVGGNEKSWRSLWQTWSSNLRRSPDSNQFSFSSLSSSLVSLSLAKCNLTDDALSFGLCNLPSLCFLNLSENLIYNLPQNIKNLCLLQDLWLDGCPSLQSLPELPPSLVKLKAVRCSSLETVTNLPNLMSALFLDVLESENLSEISGLFKLNPIDHFEVEILNTLRLLKLDNRQDTVVEIFSRFTCTKSTYSVQQGLHEFGIFSTYFPGNEVPSWFSNKSEQRLLTLNVDSLPNIKITGLHICVVYARSSPRKFRYFRDGHTFYIKVQNITKGLKWIYAPSFIGIPGENNRLTFLCHWEFGKYLQTGDQINVSLPCWGNTFKMKELGATLAYDKQELDQSSASTSDARELAIRHNPISDYQSEECVMEVFMPSYQMAAHHYYLSHPNYFVLRDNSDLAVRSILNEKLFEDSYVETACSGAEEEADDDSIFDYDEDEDEEAAIAELEELLLRSW; encoded by the exons atgaCTCAGTTTGCTTATCATGCATTTCTGAGTTTGGCAACCAAAATAGGCATGTCCTTTGGAGATCATCTTCTTTCAGCTTTATCAAATGCTGGTATTCGCGCATTCAGAGTTGATGAACTTGAGATAGATGAAAAGGGATGCAAAGAACTGCAGAAAACAATTCAAGAATCAAGAATTCTCATTGTTGTCTTCACTAAAGAGTATACCTCTTCAGAGAGGTGCCTTGATGAACTTGTGTTTATACTTGAGAGTAAGAGAACTTTTGGACGTTTCGTTCTGCCTGTGTTTTATGATGTGGATCCCTCAGAAGTCAGGAAACAAAAAGGGAGTTTTGAACAAGATTTTTTAATGTATGAAGAGAGATTTAAATCCGGGGCCGAAGGAAGGAGACTGGAATGGTTGCAGAAGGTGAAGGAATGGAAGGCTGCTCTAACAGAAGTTGCTGATTTGGGAGGAATGGTCTTACAGAATCAATCTGATGG GTGTGAGTCAAAGTTTATTGAAGAGATTGTGAAGGTGGTTGCAAGAAAACTAAATCGCACAGTTTTAAGTGTTGCTCTCCATCCAGTTGGAATAGATTCTCGAGTTAGAGACATCAATCTCTGGTTGCAAGATGGATCGACTAGTGTTGATATTATGGCTATATATGGGATGGGAGGTATAGGTAAAACTACACTAGCCAAGACTGCTTACAATCTGAACTTTGACAAATTTGATGGCAGCAGCTTTCTTGCTGATGTAAATAAAACTTCAGAAAGACATGATGGTCTTGTAAGTCTACAAAGACAACTTCTTTCAAATGTTCTAGGGAAGAAGGTTGAAAAGATATACAACGTCGATGAAGGAGTCAGCAAGATTCAAGAAGCCATCCGTTGCAGAAGAATTCTTCTTGTTCTCGATGATGTGGACGATAGAGATCAGTTAAATGTTGTACTTGGGATGAGAGGATGGTATTATCCGGGTAGTAAAATTATCATAACAACCAGAAATCAGCACCTATTTGATGCTAGTGAAGTCTGCAGATGTAAGATGTATAAGGTCACACCATTGAATGCTCAAGAATCAATTCGACTCTTCAGTTGGCACGCTTTTGGAAAAGAACAACCTTCAGAAGATCACAAGGACCTTTCAGAAAATGTGATACTTCATTGTAAAGGGATTCCTTTGGCTCTCAAAGTTTTAGGTTCTTCTCTTTGTGACAGAAGTATAGAGGTGTGGGAAAGTGCATTGAGGAAATTAAAGGCAATCCCTGACAATAAGATCCTGGAAAAACTCAGAGTTAGCTATGATTTGCTGCCAGATGATGATGTACAGAATCTATTCCTCGATATTGTCTGTTTCTTTGTTGGAAAGGATAAAGACTATGCAGTTACTATACTTGATGGATGCGGCTTTTTCTCAGTAGTAGGACTTGAGATTCTTTCAGATAGATGTTTGATTGAAATGGACAATGATAAGCTGAAAGTGCATTCATTGATTCAAGATATGGGAAAAGAAATTATTCGTCTAGAATCCCCTTGGGAGCCTTGGAAGAGAAGCAGAGTTTGGCGATACAGAGATTCCTTCAATATCTTGAATGAAAAAACT GGAACTGAAAAAATTGAATGCTTAGTTCTTGACAAGGAAATGTCCACAAAATTGTCCAAACTACTCAAATCTGTCAGATCATATTTCTTCAACGAAGATATTGGTCTGGTTGGTCATGGCAATTCAAAGAAACGCCGTAAGCATTTGGAGCATTTTGGTGATGCCGATACAGAGGGTTCAAACAATATAGAATTTGAAGCTGATGCATTTTCAAGAATGCAGAGGCTGAGGATTCTCCAGCTTAGTTATGTAAGATTCACTGAATTCTATAGTTTGTTTCCGAAAAGTCTGAGATTACTGTGTTGGTCTGGATTTCATATGAAGACCATTCCTGAAGATCTCCCTCTAGAGAGTCTGGTTGCCCTTGAAATgaaaaaaagttgtttggaaaaaaCCTGGGATGGAACTAAG ATTCTCAGATCATTGAAGATCCTTAACTTTAGTCATTCCCATTTCCTAAAAAGAACTCCTGATTTTTGCGGACTTCCCAATCTAAAAACTTTGATATTGAAAGACTGCATTAAGTTGGTCAAGATTCATGAATCAATTGGAGTCCTCGACCGACTGGTCTATCTGAACTTAAGAGACTGCAAGAATCTAAGGAAGCTACCTGGAAGCTTTTGTAAGCTCAAATCCTTAGAAAAACTTATTATCTCTGGATGTTCTAGACTAGTTACATCAGCAATAGAGCTAGGCAAGCTAGAATCTTTGAAAACTCTACAGGCTAATGGCATGAATTTTGGTCAGCTAGCGCCAGTTGGTGGTAATGAGAAATCATGGAGGTCCCTCTGGCAAACTTGGTCATCAAACCTAAGAAGATCCCCAGACTCTAACCAGTTTTCCTTCTCTTCTTTATCAAGTTCGCTCGTCAGCTTAAGTCTTGCTAAATGCAACTTAACAGACGATGCTCTATCGTTTGGCCTCTGTAACCTTCCCTCACTATGCTTCTTGAATCTAAGCGAAAATCTGATTTATAACCTGCCTCAGAATATAAAGAACCTTTGTTTGCTCCAAGACCTTTGGTTAGATGGATGCCCGAGCCTCCAATCTCTGCCAGAGCTTCCGCCGAGCCTTGTTAAGCTGAAGGCAGTTAGATGTTCATCACTGGAAACAGTTACAAATCTACCCAACCTAATGTCAGCTCTCTTTTTAGATGTATTGGAAAGTGAGAATTTAAGTGAGATTTCAGGACTTTTCAAGCTAAATCCCATTGATCATTTTGAAGTGGAAATATTGAATACTCTAAGACTTCTCAAGCTGGATAACAGACAAGATACAGTGGTGGAAATATTTAGTAGGTTCACTTGCACAAAAAGCACATATTCAGTACAGCAG GGACTCCATGAATTTGGCATCTTCAGTACTTATTTTCCAGGAAATGAGGTTCCAAGCTGGTTCAGCAACAAGAGTGAACAGAGGTTGTTGACCCTGAATGTCGATTCACTTCCTAATATCAAGATAACAGGACTGCACATTTGCGTTGTCTATGCACGTTCTAGTCCTCGTAAATTTCGCTATTTTAGGGACGGGCATACATTTTACATCAAGGTCCAAAACATTACAAAAGGTCTTAAGTGGATTTATGCCCCATCGTTCATTGGCATTCCAGGAGAGAACAACAGGTTGACATTTTTATGCCACTGGGAGTTTGGGAAATATTTACAAACTGGTGATCAGATTAATGTTTCATTGCCTTGTTGGGGTAACACTTTTAAGATGAAAGAGCTTGGAGCTACACTTGCATATGATAAGCAAGAATTGGACCAGTCCTCAGCATCTACTAGTGACGCAAGAGAGCTTGCAATACGACATAATCCAATTAGTGATTATCAATCCGAAGAATGTGTCATGGAAGTCTTTATGCCTTCATATCAGATGGCGGCTCATCATTACTACCTTTCTCACCCTAATTACTTTGTGCTCCGCGACAATTCAGATTTAGCTGTGAGGTCAATTTTGAATGAGAAATTGTTTGAGGATTCTTATGTGGAGACTGCATGTTCAG GAGCAGAGGAAGAAGCTGACGATGATAGCATCTTTGATtacgatgaggatgaagatgaagaGGCTGCAATAGCAGAGTTAGAGGAGTTGCTGCTAAGATCTTGGTGA
- the LOC107768612 gene encoding TMV resistance protein N-like isoform X2 — translation MTQFAYHAFLSLATKIGMSFGDHLLSALSNAGIRAFRVDELEIDEKGCKELQKTIQESRILIVVFTKEYTSSERCLDELVFILESKRTFGRFVLPVFYDVDPSEVRKQKGSFEQDFLMYEERFKSGAEGRRLEWLQKVKEWKAALTEVADLGGMVLQNQSDGCESKFIEEIVKVVARKLNRTVLSVALHPVGIDSRVRDINLWLQDGSTSVDIMAIYGMGGIGKTTLAKTAYNLNFDKFDGSSFLADVNKTSERHDGLVSLQRQLLSNVLGKKVEKIYNVDEGVSKIQEAIRCRRILLVLDDVDDRDQLNVVLGMRGWYYPGSKIIITTRNQHLFDASEVCRCKMYKVTPLNAQESIRLFSWHAFGKEQPSEDHKDLSENVILHCKGIPLALKVLGSSLCDRSIEVWESALRKLKAIPDNKILEKLRVSYDLLPDDDVQNLFLDIVCFFVGKDKDYAVTILDGCGFFSVVGLEILSDRCLIEMDNDKLKVHSLIQDMGKEIIRLESPWEPWKRSRVWRYRDSFNILNEKTGTEKIECLVLDKEMSTKLSKLLKSVRSYFFNEDIGLVGHGNSKKRRKHLEHFGDADTEGSNNIEFEADAFSRMQRLRILQLSYVRFTEFYSLFPKSLRLLCWSGFHMKTIPEDLPLESLVALEMKKSCLEKTWDGTKILRSLKILNFSHSHFLKRTPDFCGLPNLKTLILKDCIKLVKIHESIGVLDRLVYLNLRDCKNLRKLPGSFCKLKSLEKLIISGCSRLVTSAIELGKLESLKTLQANGMNFGQLAPVGGNEKSWRSLWQTWSSNLRRSPDSNQFSFSSLSSSLVSLSLAKCNLTDDALSFGLCNLPSLCFLNLSENLIYNLPQNIKNLCLLQDLWLDGCPSLQSLPELPPSLVKLKAVRCSSLETVTNLPNLMSALFLDVLESENLSEISGLFKLNPIDHFEVEILNTLRLLKLDNRQDTVVEIFSRFTCTKSTYSVQQGLHEFGIFSTYFPGNEVPSWFSNKSEQRLLTLNVDSLPNIKITGLHICVVYARSSPRKFRYFRDGHTFYIKVQNITKGLKWIYAPSFIGIPGENNRLTFLCHWEFGKYLQTGDQINVSLPCWGNTFKMKELGATLAYDKQELDQSSASTSDARELAIRHNPISDYQSEECVMEVFMPSYQMAAHHYYLSHPNYFVLRDNSDLAVRSILNEKLFEDSYVETACSEEEADDDSIFDYDEDEDEEAAIAELEELLLRSW, via the exons atgaCTCAGTTTGCTTATCATGCATTTCTGAGTTTGGCAACCAAAATAGGCATGTCCTTTGGAGATCATCTTCTTTCAGCTTTATCAAATGCTGGTATTCGCGCATTCAGAGTTGATGAACTTGAGATAGATGAAAAGGGATGCAAAGAACTGCAGAAAACAATTCAAGAATCAAGAATTCTCATTGTTGTCTTCACTAAAGAGTATACCTCTTCAGAGAGGTGCCTTGATGAACTTGTGTTTATACTTGAGAGTAAGAGAACTTTTGGACGTTTCGTTCTGCCTGTGTTTTATGATGTGGATCCCTCAGAAGTCAGGAAACAAAAAGGGAGTTTTGAACAAGATTTTTTAATGTATGAAGAGAGATTTAAATCCGGGGCCGAAGGAAGGAGACTGGAATGGTTGCAGAAGGTGAAGGAATGGAAGGCTGCTCTAACAGAAGTTGCTGATTTGGGAGGAATGGTCTTACAGAATCAATCTGATGG GTGTGAGTCAAAGTTTATTGAAGAGATTGTGAAGGTGGTTGCAAGAAAACTAAATCGCACAGTTTTAAGTGTTGCTCTCCATCCAGTTGGAATAGATTCTCGAGTTAGAGACATCAATCTCTGGTTGCAAGATGGATCGACTAGTGTTGATATTATGGCTATATATGGGATGGGAGGTATAGGTAAAACTACACTAGCCAAGACTGCTTACAATCTGAACTTTGACAAATTTGATGGCAGCAGCTTTCTTGCTGATGTAAATAAAACTTCAGAAAGACATGATGGTCTTGTAAGTCTACAAAGACAACTTCTTTCAAATGTTCTAGGGAAGAAGGTTGAAAAGATATACAACGTCGATGAAGGAGTCAGCAAGATTCAAGAAGCCATCCGTTGCAGAAGAATTCTTCTTGTTCTCGATGATGTGGACGATAGAGATCAGTTAAATGTTGTACTTGGGATGAGAGGATGGTATTATCCGGGTAGTAAAATTATCATAACAACCAGAAATCAGCACCTATTTGATGCTAGTGAAGTCTGCAGATGTAAGATGTATAAGGTCACACCATTGAATGCTCAAGAATCAATTCGACTCTTCAGTTGGCACGCTTTTGGAAAAGAACAACCTTCAGAAGATCACAAGGACCTTTCAGAAAATGTGATACTTCATTGTAAAGGGATTCCTTTGGCTCTCAAAGTTTTAGGTTCTTCTCTTTGTGACAGAAGTATAGAGGTGTGGGAAAGTGCATTGAGGAAATTAAAGGCAATCCCTGACAATAAGATCCTGGAAAAACTCAGAGTTAGCTATGATTTGCTGCCAGATGATGATGTACAGAATCTATTCCTCGATATTGTCTGTTTCTTTGTTGGAAAGGATAAAGACTATGCAGTTACTATACTTGATGGATGCGGCTTTTTCTCAGTAGTAGGACTTGAGATTCTTTCAGATAGATGTTTGATTGAAATGGACAATGATAAGCTGAAAGTGCATTCATTGATTCAAGATATGGGAAAAGAAATTATTCGTCTAGAATCCCCTTGGGAGCCTTGGAAGAGAAGCAGAGTTTGGCGATACAGAGATTCCTTCAATATCTTGAATGAAAAAACT GGAACTGAAAAAATTGAATGCTTAGTTCTTGACAAGGAAATGTCCACAAAATTGTCCAAACTACTCAAATCTGTCAGATCATATTTCTTCAACGAAGATATTGGTCTGGTTGGTCATGGCAATTCAAAGAAACGCCGTAAGCATTTGGAGCATTTTGGTGATGCCGATACAGAGGGTTCAAACAATATAGAATTTGAAGCTGATGCATTTTCAAGAATGCAGAGGCTGAGGATTCTCCAGCTTAGTTATGTAAGATTCACTGAATTCTATAGTTTGTTTCCGAAAAGTCTGAGATTACTGTGTTGGTCTGGATTTCATATGAAGACCATTCCTGAAGATCTCCCTCTAGAGAGTCTGGTTGCCCTTGAAATgaaaaaaagttgtttggaaaaaaCCTGGGATGGAACTAAG ATTCTCAGATCATTGAAGATCCTTAACTTTAGTCATTCCCATTTCCTAAAAAGAACTCCTGATTTTTGCGGACTTCCCAATCTAAAAACTTTGATATTGAAAGACTGCATTAAGTTGGTCAAGATTCATGAATCAATTGGAGTCCTCGACCGACTGGTCTATCTGAACTTAAGAGACTGCAAGAATCTAAGGAAGCTACCTGGAAGCTTTTGTAAGCTCAAATCCTTAGAAAAACTTATTATCTCTGGATGTTCTAGACTAGTTACATCAGCAATAGAGCTAGGCAAGCTAGAATCTTTGAAAACTCTACAGGCTAATGGCATGAATTTTGGTCAGCTAGCGCCAGTTGGTGGTAATGAGAAATCATGGAGGTCCCTCTGGCAAACTTGGTCATCAAACCTAAGAAGATCCCCAGACTCTAACCAGTTTTCCTTCTCTTCTTTATCAAGTTCGCTCGTCAGCTTAAGTCTTGCTAAATGCAACTTAACAGACGATGCTCTATCGTTTGGCCTCTGTAACCTTCCCTCACTATGCTTCTTGAATCTAAGCGAAAATCTGATTTATAACCTGCCTCAGAATATAAAGAACCTTTGTTTGCTCCAAGACCTTTGGTTAGATGGATGCCCGAGCCTCCAATCTCTGCCAGAGCTTCCGCCGAGCCTTGTTAAGCTGAAGGCAGTTAGATGTTCATCACTGGAAACAGTTACAAATCTACCCAACCTAATGTCAGCTCTCTTTTTAGATGTATTGGAAAGTGAGAATTTAAGTGAGATTTCAGGACTTTTCAAGCTAAATCCCATTGATCATTTTGAAGTGGAAATATTGAATACTCTAAGACTTCTCAAGCTGGATAACAGACAAGATACAGTGGTGGAAATATTTAGTAGGTTCACTTGCACAAAAAGCACATATTCAGTACAGCAG GGACTCCATGAATTTGGCATCTTCAGTACTTATTTTCCAGGAAATGAGGTTCCAAGCTGGTTCAGCAACAAGAGTGAACAGAGGTTGTTGACCCTGAATGTCGATTCACTTCCTAATATCAAGATAACAGGACTGCACATTTGCGTTGTCTATGCACGTTCTAGTCCTCGTAAATTTCGCTATTTTAGGGACGGGCATACATTTTACATCAAGGTCCAAAACATTACAAAAGGTCTTAAGTGGATTTATGCCCCATCGTTCATTGGCATTCCAGGAGAGAACAACAGGTTGACATTTTTATGCCACTGGGAGTTTGGGAAATATTTACAAACTGGTGATCAGATTAATGTTTCATTGCCTTGTTGGGGTAACACTTTTAAGATGAAAGAGCTTGGAGCTACACTTGCATATGATAAGCAAGAATTGGACCAGTCCTCAGCATCTACTAGTGACGCAAGAGAGCTTGCAATACGACATAATCCAATTAGTGATTATCAATCCGAAGAATGTGTCATGGAAGTCTTTATGCCTTCATATCAGATGGCGGCTCATCATTACTACCTTTCTCACCCTAATTACTTTGTGCTCCGCGACAATTCAGATTTAGCTGTGAGGTCAATTTTGAATGAGAAATTGTTTGAGGATTCTTATGTGGAGACTGCATGTTCAG AGGAAGAAGCTGACGATGATAGCATCTTTGATtacgatgaggatgaagatgaagaGGCTGCAATAGCAGAGTTAGAGGAGTTGCTGCTAAGATCTTGGTGA